Proteins found in one Methanospirillum hungatei JF-1 genomic segment:
- a CDS encoding PEGA domain-containing protein, whose product MCCLLFPAAMAEEKTGYFEVTSVPEGADVFIGSQFMGETPVLIPARNQTDGTRIRVMMQGFEIWEQNIAGTPAAGQVVPIKVSLIPISPFGTLEVTSSPSGALVTVDNGMGQMTPWTYRDISTGTHLVSLFLSGFEPYVVNIDVLPGQVTRLHANMTIRSGAGSLQVSTTPGGASVYVDGVFSGTTNTVIGNIPPGKRRVHITRAGFEDYEQWVVVSNRQVTVIETALKPVTKTSDGALVITSDPPGASVFVDDQFRGTTETGRPLELTGMSPGQHKVYMSIRNYEDYSTMVDIRAGEVTPVSARLNPSPMPQDCGKLILNTEPAGAEVYIDGSLVGVTPATIDTVCTGKHTYRLFLAGYHDYSSQVELIPGQVLQVNTVLTPEPEKAEGTPGPAIPVIIAVLALVLVIFSRRV is encoded by the coding sequence ATGTGTTGTCTTCTGTTTCCCGCTGCAATGGCGGAAGAGAAGACAGGATATTTTGAAGTGACATCAGTTCCTGAGGGGGCAGATGTCTTTATCGGCTCACAGTTTATGGGAGAAACTCCGGTTCTGATACCTGCCCGTAATCAGACAGATGGAACACGGATCCGGGTTATGATGCAGGGATTTGAGATATGGGAACAGAATATTGCAGGAACCCCTGCTGCCGGTCAGGTAGTTCCCATAAAGGTCTCATTAATCCCGATCTCTCCATTTGGAACACTTGAAGTTACATCTTCTCCTTCAGGAGCTTTAGTCACGGTGGATAATGGCATGGGTCAGATGACTCCCTGGACTTACCGGGATATCAGTACCGGGACACATCTGGTCTCTCTTTTTCTCTCCGGATTTGAGCCGTATGTGGTCAATATTGATGTTCTTCCCGGCCAGGTAACCAGGCTTCATGCGAATATGACGATCCGTTCCGGAGCGGGATCCCTGCAGGTCAGTACAACCCCCGGTGGAGCATCGGTGTATGTGGACGGGGTTTTTTCCGGGACCACGAACACAGTGATAGGAAATATCCCGCCTGGAAAACGCCGTGTCCATATTACGAGGGCGGGGTTTGAAGATTATGAGCAATGGGTAGTGGTCAGTAACCGTCAGGTAACAGTAATTGAAACTGCCTTAAAGCCGGTGACAAAAACATCTGACGGAGCACTTGTCATCACATCAGATCCTCCCGGAGCCTCAGTATTTGTGGATGATCAGTTCAGAGGAACGACAGAGACCGGCAGGCCGCTTGAACTGACCGGTATGAGTCCGGGCCAGCACAAAGTTTACATGAGTATCAGAAATTACGAGGACTACTCAACAATGGTTGATATACGGGCAGGTGAGGTAACGCCGGTTTCAGCCAGACTGAACCCGAGCCCCATGCCCCAGGACTGTGGAAAACTTATCCTGAATACCGAACCGGCAGGCGCAGAGGTATATATTGACGGTTCACTTGTTGGGGTTACGCCGGCAACCATAGACACAGTCTGCACAGGGAAACATACTTACCGGTTGTTCCTTGCAGGATACCACGACTACTCATCACAGGTAGAACTGATCCCTGGTCAGGTTCTGCAGGTAAATACTGTCCTCACGCCCGAACCGGAAAAGGCAGAAGGGACTCCGGGACCGGCGATTCCAGTGATCATCGCAGTTCTGGCTCTTGTACTGGTCATCTTCTCAAGAAGAGTATGA
- the lysS gene encoding lysine--tRNA ligase — protein MQDNPSIQFDDQRLAKRQQLIEAGVPMYPHEFRRSHTIAEIRAKYSQAGHDPSSDQVITAGRLYGVRDHGKTFFADLRDETGRIQLYIRKDALPEGKFQMFKSSIERGDIIGVTGRIFKTKVGEISIFVDDIILLTKTLCSLPEKFHGLTNLEKRYRQRYLDLIVNEESRETFRTRSRIISLLRNYLTGQGFLEFETPTLQPLYGGANARPFTTFHNFLGQKLYLRIAPELYLKRLVVGGFEKVFEVAKNFRNEDIDTSHNPEFSMVEIYQAYADYTDMMKLTEGIISSIVHEVTGSYEVAFEENTISYKAPWTVMSMEEAVRTIGKVDIFAHDLESLKKIGKEKGVDGIDDVHTQREMLVLFFEALVEDKLIQPTFITDFPVENSPLAKSHREKEGFVERFELFIAGMELANGFSELNDPLDQMERFEAQEEKRRLGDEEAQMHDYDFVNALGYGMPPTGGVGIGIDRLVMLITGNTSIKEVILFPSMKREVTTPADEEEPSSV, from the coding sequence ATGCAGGATAATCCATCTATTCAGTTTGATGATCAAAGACTGGCGAAACGTCAGCAACTCATCGAGGCCGGGGTACCGATGTACCCTCATGAGTTCAGGCGTTCACACACAATAGCAGAAATCAGAGCAAAATATTCACAAGCAGGGCATGATCCGTCATCAGATCAGGTGATCACGGCAGGCCGGTTATATGGTGTGCGGGATCATGGAAAGACGTTTTTTGCAGACCTCCGTGATGAGACTGGAAGAATTCAGTTGTATATCCGCAAGGACGCTCTTCCTGAAGGGAAATTCCAGATGTTTAAATCCTCAATTGAGAGGGGGGACATCATCGGGGTAACCGGGAGAATTTTCAAGACTAAGGTAGGGGAGATTTCCATTTTTGTCGATGATATTATCCTTCTTACCAAGACACTCTGCTCCCTGCCGGAGAAGTTTCATGGTCTGACCAATCTTGAGAAACGGTACCGGCAGCGGTATTTGGACCTCATCGTCAATGAAGAGAGCCGGGAGACATTCAGGACACGGAGCAGGATCATATCGCTGCTGAGAAATTACCTTACCGGGCAGGGATTTCTTGAGTTTGAGACCCCGACTCTCCAGCCCCTCTATGGAGGAGCAAATGCACGGCCCTTCACAACTTTTCATAATTTCCTTGGCCAGAAACTCTATCTCCGGATCGCTCCCGAATTATACCTGAAAAGACTGGTTGTAGGTGGCTTTGAGAAAGTCTTCGAGGTTGCGAAAAACTTCAGAAATGAGGACATTGATACCAGTCATAACCCGGAATTCTCTATGGTTGAGATATACCAGGCATATGCTGATTACACTGATATGATGAAACTGACCGAAGGTATTATCAGCAGCATTGTCCACGAAGTGACCGGGTCATATGAGGTGGCATTTGAAGAAAATACCATTTCATACAAAGCACCCTGGACGGTCATGAGCATGGAAGAGGCTGTGAGGACCATTGGGAAGGTTGATATCTTTGCTCATGATCTGGAGAGTCTGAAAAAGATCGGGAAAGAGAAAGGCGTTGATGGTATTGACGATGTCCACACACAACGTGAGATGCTGGTCCTCTTTTTCGAAGCTCTTGTCGAGGATAAACTGATACAACCGACCTTCATCACCGACTTTCCTGTTGAAAACTCACCACTGGCAAAGTCTCATCGGGAAAAAGAGGGATTTGTCGAACGGTTTGAACTGTTCATTGCCGGAATGGAGCTTGCCAACGGGTTCTCCGAGCTGAATGATCCCCTGGATCAGATGGAACGGTTTGAGGCTCAGGAAGAGAAGCGGAGGCTTGGTGATGAAGAGGCCCAGATGCATGATTACGATTTTGTCAATGCTCTTGGGTATGGCATGCCACCGACGGGAGGTGTCGGGATTGGTATTGACCGGCTTGTTATGCTGATAACAGGAAATACCTCAATCAAGGAGGTGATCCTCTTCCCATCCATGAAGCGGGAAGTTACCACTCCGGCTGACGAAGAGGAACCATCGTCTGTTTAA
- a CDS encoding PKD domain-containing protein, translating into MNRNISKGVLAALLCILLCCIVMADNQEINYTDISAHPVQFIENAGQAHEDILYQVKSSEFSFDFTKDALLVSGPSGDCEECGENVTTPVIVTVADAEENVTVEAFDKLDGYANFLIGKNESDWQQYVPWYGGIRYREILPGIDLSYSGKQGVLKREFTVREGADPNAIRLIYGGNEGLSLTEDGSLQVVTSFGNLTERSPYSYQIIEGNTIEVESSYQIFENGEVGYTIGEYDPAYPLIIDPYLEYSTLLGGNLEDYGMDIARDSSGDVYVTGYTSSCNFPLRDPTVINTAYLKFNGSYCHNSRDAFITKIGINQTTGNASIIFSTYLGGDKADFGRGIAVDSLKNIYVTGDTFSEDFPIMLPFAYGDRLHGSNDAFVIKLDPTGTIIRWSDYLGGNFADQANDIALDSLNAVYLTGQTVGNSPYKKLEQVFPTTPNAYQTAPNPDAVMGDAFAVKISPTGQVLEYSTYISGSGQDYGNGIAVDGQGMAYITGTTSSTNLLPTGVPGYQKSIKGGQDAFLFKMNFQAGIPPIYATYLGGSTGYDYGEAVAVDSAGSAYVTGATASTDFPVTNMALQTVKGWPYDAFEKDAYVTKFGSDGTGLIYSTYLGGSMDDWGYDIKVDSSFRAFVTGYSRSSQIPRSGLINTIKQASGGQDGFLTVIKSDGRSAESSTLFGGYRDDVSRGVAISPDGNTSFVTGYTSSPTMLNLVCGSDCEREAFPVYKWINQTVYGDRLYIGGNFSGDFQGSFDAFVMKFGQPSLVPSFSASPVCGTGEPNLTVTFTETTTGSGNILNRIWNFGDGTPVNDTGAIPMVVSHNYTSPGTYQATLTLYTYTSILVSDPVSITFCNPYTSANFTVAGYNNTADPIDVPINTDITFSGYAVNYTPTSYNWHFADGSANQTGQTTHHLFSQQGTYTVNMTAPSGTCCDNNTNIVGSKRIRVLAPPLARFVNSTTTPRIGCLPLTVTFNDTSPVGTVDYGVPTAWQWNFGDNSWNGTTQNVTHTYQHAGTYTVSLTASNAAGSNTYTQPGYVLVSGNVTAGFTASPRAGTAPLGVQFTDTSAGVPTSWDWRFGDGGSNTSQNPYHVYNTAGTYTVNLTVTNDCGHVASANYTDWITVNGNMTPKILFGNSTFPPTSENPVNGTPVLNVTFLGNTTDGTLIDSAVWSFGDSNTTTQTRAAGWPADNTWFNTSHKYYTVRDYTPVLQITNTTYGSGTTGGLYTDWIGVYPPIIVNFSATPPSGIVGQSILFTDQSSGSPVNWNWHFTDGSQNVSGLSSVSHVFNSTAVWNVMLEVWNKYGATGIGYRYVNITSADSSGQVYFIPQNITLITEDLNYRVLNVVLSKADYGLSSYTIKIDLNNSARAHIRNWATSPSWVDHFTYSVSPAFDSITLSGYKDSGMLPAGSRNISLGNISLTGISAGDADLRLNGTSIAQYGSSFMSLTGVPADIHVYAVSPLPGYSNKPADIWPPGVHDGLIDDFDGNGVVNTADVTVFFNTWVSGGFTGMPVPPFDYNHNNRIDTDDIVEYFNLIW; encoded by the coding sequence ATGAACCGGAACATATCTAAAGGAGTGCTTGCTGCGCTCTTATGTATTCTCTTATGCTGCATTGTGATGGCAGATAATCAGGAAATAAATTATACTGATATTTCTGCACATCCGGTGCAGTTTATCGAAAATGCCGGACAGGCACACGAAGATATTCTGTATCAGGTGAAAAGTTCTGAATTTTCATTTGATTTTACCAAAGATGCTCTTCTGGTAAGTGGTCCGTCCGGTGACTGTGAGGAGTGTGGAGAGAATGTCACTACTCCGGTGATTGTAACAGTTGCAGATGCTGAAGAGAACGTCACCGTTGAGGCATTTGACAAACTTGATGGATATGCAAACTTCCTCATCGGGAAGAATGAGTCAGACTGGCAGCAGTATGTTCCCTGGTATGGGGGCATCCGGTATCGCGAAATACTTCCTGGAATTGATCTCTCCTATTCCGGAAAGCAGGGTGTTCTCAAACGGGAGTTCACCGTCCGGGAAGGCGCCGATCCCAATGCCATCCGACTCATTTATGGAGGAAACGAGGGGTTATCGCTCACAGAAGATGGTTCCCTGCAGGTAGTTACGTCGTTTGGTAATCTGACCGAACGGTCTCCTTATTCTTATCAGATAATTGAAGGCAATACTATTGAGGTTGAGTCTTCATACCAGATTTTTGAAAATGGTGAGGTCGGGTATACTATTGGAGAATATGATCCTGCCTATCCGCTTATAATTGATCCGTACCTAGAATATTCCACCTTGCTTGGGGGAAATCTCGAAGATTATGGTATGGATATTGCCAGGGATTCTTCGGGGGATGTGTATGTGACCGGATATACGTCGTCGTGTAATTTTCCGTTACGAGATCCAACGGTCATTAATACTGCATATCTTAAATTTAATGGTTCATATTGTCATAACAGTCGGGATGCATTCATAACGAAAATTGGGATCAACCAGACAACTGGAAATGCATCCATCATATTTTCAACGTATCTGGGTGGAGATAAGGCAGACTTTGGCAGGGGAATAGCAGTTGACTCCCTGAAGAATATTTACGTGACTGGAGACACATTCTCTGAAGACTTTCCAATAATGCTTCCGTTTGCCTATGGTGACAGGCTTCATGGGTCAAATGATGCATTTGTTATAAAATTGGATCCGACCGGCACAATTATCAGATGGTCTGATTATCTTGGAGGAAATTTTGCCGATCAGGCGAATGATATCGCCCTTGACAGTCTGAATGCGGTGTATCTGACTGGTCAGACGGTTGGGAACAGTCCTTACAAGAAACTGGAACAGGTCTTCCCAACAACCCCGAATGCGTATCAGACTGCACCAAATCCGGATGCTGTGATGGGTGATGCATTTGCAGTAAAAATCAGCCCGACTGGTCAGGTTCTGGAATACTCTACATATATTTCAGGTTCCGGGCAGGACTATGGAAATGGTATTGCGGTTGACGGTCAGGGCATGGCATATATCACCGGAACAACAAGTTCAACAAATCTGCTCCCTACCGGAGTCCCAGGGTATCAAAAATCCATCAAGGGAGGGCAGGATGCATTCCTCTTTAAAATGAACTTCCAGGCAGGCATTCCGCCAATCTACGCGACTTATCTGGGTGGATCAACCGGGTATGACTATGGTGAAGCGGTTGCTGTTGACTCTGCAGGAAGTGCATATGTTACCGGAGCGACAGCCTCTACTGATTTCCCAGTCACGAATATGGCATTACAGACGGTAAAGGGGTGGCCATATGATGCATTTGAGAAAGATGCATATGTAACGAAATTTGGTTCTGATGGAACTGGCCTTATCTATTCTACCTATCTCGGAGGAAGTATGGATGACTGGGGATATGATATCAAAGTTGATTCCTCATTCCGTGCGTTTGTCACTGGTTATAGTCGCTCATCCCAGATCCCCCGGAGTGGACTCATCAATACCATTAAACAGGCATCTGGTGGTCAGGACGGATTCCTGACGGTGATTAAGAGTGACGGCCGCTCTGCTGAGTCATCAACCCTGTTCGGAGGGTACCGCGATGATGTCAGCAGGGGTGTTGCGATATCTCCTGATGGAAATACCAGTTTTGTTACCGGATACACCAGTTCTCCAACAATGCTTAACCTGGTATGCGGAAGCGATTGTGAACGGGAAGCATTCCCTGTGTACAAGTGGATTAACCAGACGGTTTATGGTGACAGACTCTATATTGGGGGGAACTTTAGTGGAGATTTTCAGGGCAGCTTTGATGCCTTTGTCATGAAATTCGGACAGCCATCACTTGTTCCTTCATTTAGTGCCAGCCCTGTTTGTGGGACGGGAGAGCCTAATCTGACTGTAACTTTCACTGAAACGACAACCGGTTCAGGAAATATTCTGAACAGGATATGGAACTTTGGTGATGGCACTCCGGTAAATGATACCGGAGCAATACCGATGGTGGTAAGCCATAATTATACTAGTCCAGGGACGTACCAGGCAACCTTAACACTCTATACATATACGAGTATACTCGTGAGCGATCCGGTTAGTATTACCTTCTGTAATCCATATACAAGTGCAAACTTCACCGTAGCAGGGTATAATAACACAGCGGATCCGATTGATGTACCTATAAACACAGACATAACTTTCAGTGGATATGCAGTGAATTACACGCCCACTTCCTATAATTGGCATTTCGCTGATGGTTCTGCAAACCAAACAGGGCAGACGACTCATCACCTGTTCTCTCAGCAGGGAACATACACGGTAAATATGACCGCTCCTTCGGGAACCTGTTGTGATAATAATACGAATATCGTCGGTTCAAAACGGATTCGGGTTCTCGCTCCTCCGTTAGCAAGGTTTGTGAATAGTACAACCACTCCACGAATCGGGTGTCTTCCACTTACCGTGACCTTTAATGATACTTCCCCTGTCGGTACAGTTGATTATGGGGTTCCCACCGCATGGCAGTGGAATTTTGGCGATAACTCTTGGAATGGTACTACCCAGAACGTAACCCATACCTATCAGCATGCTGGAACATACACAGTTAGTCTGACAGCATCAAATGCTGCTGGTTCCAATACGTACACCCAGCCTGGTTATGTTCTGGTTAGTGGAAATGTGACTGCCGGGTTTACGGCTTCACCCAGAGCTGGCACAGCTCCACTGGGTGTTCAGTTTACTGATACCTCTGCGGGAGTGCCAACATCCTGGGATTGGAGATTTGGTGATGGTGGTTCGAATACCTCTCAAAACCCCTATCATGTATATAACACCGCCGGGACATACACGGTGAACCTTACCGTTACTAATGATTGTGGTCATGTCGCGAGTGCGAATTATACTGATTGGATAACCGTCAATGGAAACATGACACCCAAAATATTATTTGGGAATAGCACGTTTCCCCCGACATCAGAAAATCCGGTTAATGGCACTCCGGTTCTTAATGTCACGTTCCTTGGTAATACCACTGATGGCACGCTGATTGATTCAGCCGTATGGAGTTTTGGCGATTCGAATACAACAACTCAGACCAGAGCAGCCGGGTGGCCGGCTGATAATACCTGGTTCAATACATCACACAAATACTACACGGTCAGAGATTACACGCCAGTGTTGCAGATTACCAATACTACTTATGGTTCCGGAACAACTGGTGGGTTGTATACCGACTGGATAGGTGTATACCCCCCGATCATTGTGAACTTTAGTGCAACCCCGCCCTCGGGGATTGTCGGACAGAGTATCCTGTTTACTGATCAATCTTCAGGTTCTCCAGTCAATTGGAACTGGCATTTCACTGATGGCAGTCAGAATGTCTCAGGGCTGTCATCTGTGAGTCATGTATTCAATTCTACTGCAGTGTGGAATGTCATGTTGGAAGTCTGGAATAAGTATGGGGCAACCGGAATCGGGTATCGGTATGTAAATATTACATCTGCAGATTCATCTGGTCAGGTTTACTTCATTCCTCAAAATATTACTCTTATTACTGAGGATCTCAACTACCGGGTTCTGAATGTTGTTTTAAGTAAAGCAGACTACGGGCTTTCTTCGTATACGATAAAAATCGATCTGAATAATTCAGCACGGGCACATATCCGGAACTGGGCAACATCTCCATCATGGGTAGATCATTTCACGTATTCAGTAAGTCCGGCGTTTGATTCGATTACCTTGTCAGGGTATAAGGATAGTGGAATGCTTCCAGCCGGTTCCAGAAATATATCATTAGGAAATATCAGTCTGACTGGAATTTCTGCAGGAGATGCAGATTTGAGGCTGAATGGAACATCGATTGCTCAGTATGGTTCTTCTTTTATGTCTTTGACAGGAGTCCCTGCTGATATTCACGTATATGCTGTCAGTCCTCTCCCTGGATACTCCAATAAGCCTGCTGATATCTGGCCTCCTGGTGTGCATGACGGACTCATCGATGACTTTGACGGCAACGGGGTTGTAAACACCGCAGATGTTACCGTGTTCTTTAACACCTGGGTTTCAGGAGGATTTACCGGCATGCCGGTTCCGCCATTTGACTATAATCACAACAACCGGATTGATACCGATGATATTGTTGAGTATTTCAATCTCATCTGGTAA
- a CDS encoding PEGA domain-containing protein, producing MKNKFLTSILTICMVSLFLCGTVCADKVSLEDIGISTVGQKVELPVLLDSAPGGIAGYKFTTSFAPAGIAQVSSVTMPEWAGIKVVEGAPGEKVLVSALDLEMKVEAGTGQVQICTLGIEGLSEGVATLTLNITEITDDNGNPISVELTPATITVGSQTAAPVPVQTPQSSSTQVPTPEVTPEIQENTPVVEVTPTVTPTPVPTVVADFTAQLQEGSAPMTVFFTDNSTGYPTKFMWNFGDGSSDNTSPLQNPQHIYRIPGVYTVSLTASNSEYTNTTEKAGFITVKPMHLPVRGAKNNVTIFSVPDGAEVYLNNAYQGVTPAFLTNLTSRDYQLRLHKEGYYDVVSPISILDDVLPTFISGFVMMPHLAEIGELSANPPQTGAAYIVSYPELVNVTIDDTPVGKTDIMVMNLAVGMHNLTLQKEGYEPWNDTLEIKNGLAVIQTYHYEEPYFSLNRTVEYVQYP from the coding sequence ATGAAAAACAAATTCCTTACAAGCATTCTGACCATATGTATGGTTTCATTGTTCCTTTGTGGAACAGTATGTGCTGATAAGGTATCCCTTGAGGATATCGGAATCAGTACCGTCGGACAAAAAGTTGAACTTCCCGTTCTTCTGGATTCAGCTCCTGGAGGAATTGCCGGTTATAAATTTACCACGTCATTTGCTCCAGCCGGGATTGCACAGGTATCTTCAGTAACCATGCCTGAATGGGCTGGAATTAAAGTTGTAGAAGGAGCACCTGGTGAAAAGGTGTTAGTATCTGCATTGGATCTTGAGATGAAGGTTGAGGCTGGGACAGGGCAGGTACAAATCTGTACACTTGGCATTGAAGGATTGTCTGAGGGTGTCGCAACCCTTACACTCAATATCACCGAAATCACCGATGATAATGGGAACCCCATTTCTGTAGAACTTACTCCTGCAACCATCACAGTCGGGAGCCAGACCGCAGCACCAGTCCCGGTCCAGACGCCCCAGTCCTCCTCTACCCAGGTACCTACCCCTGAAGTAACTCCGGAAATTCAGGAAAACACTCCGGTAGTTGAAGTAACACCAACCGTGACCCCCACACCGGTTCCGACGGTCGTTGCAGATTTCACTGCCCAGCTTCAGGAGGGATCTGCTCCCATGACCGTTTTCTTTACCGATAACTCCACTGGATACCCAACGAAATTCATGTGGAACTTTGGTGATGGTTCGAGTGACAACACATCTCCTCTTCAGAATCCCCAGCATATTTATCGGATTCCCGGAGTGTACACGGTATCTCTGACGGCATCGAACAGTGAATATACCAATACCACAGAAAAAGCCGGTTTTATCACGGTAAAGCCGATGCACCTTCCTGTTCGGGGAGCAAAAAACAATGTTACGATTTTTTCTGTACCTGACGGAGCAGAAGTATACCTGAACAATGCGTATCAGGGTGTAACTCCTGCATTTCTCACCAATCTTACGTCCAGGGATTATCAACTCCGGCTTCATAAGGAGGGCTATTACGATGTTGTCTCTCCGATATCGATCCTTGATGATGTCCTTCCAACCTTCATCTCCGGGTTTGTGATGATGCCACACCTCGCCGAGATTGGAGAATTATCTGCAAATCCGCCACAGACCGGTGCAGCATACATCGTTTCATATCCGGAGCTGGTGAATGTCACAATTGATGATACCCCGGTTGGAAAGACGGATATCATGGTTATGAACCTCGCTGTCGGAATGCATAACCTGACCTTACAAAAGGAAGGGTATGAACCATGGAATGACACCCTTGAGATCAAGAATGGCCTTGCAGTGATTCAGACCTATCATTATGAAGAGCCATACTTCTCTCTGAACAGGACGGTTGAATATGTTCAGTATCCCTGA
- a CDS encoding PKD domain-containing protein, whose amino-acid sequence MKGQNFGICVLVLLLSLGAGVHAATLSATDLTLVTSGSSGSIDIMLDQASSGLAGYQLEVSMNPAGSAEFSSVNFPAAFSMNSASTLPASTVSIVAVDLTDQIKAGASSVKLATLNVQGLADGSSEVQIAITELTDDNGNPVSVTIQPGHVTVGSAIPTPTPTGEPTPAPTTPVPTPTLTSGPTPVPTTPIPTQTGEPTPTPTEEPTHIPTVEPEPLIAAFTAQPMTGTPPLTVNFTDHSTGTPKKWRWDFGDGTLSTVQNPTHVYGGIGRYTVTLEVISDNYSSVERKPEIIRVVGDYPTGPSGFVMVTSQPSGAEVHMGDLYLGTTPATLIVPAGSRSLTFQKEGYQKKTVNVTIRPNEMKLIPKVMLKPVS is encoded by the coding sequence ATGAAAGGACAAAATTTTGGTATCTGTGTTCTCGTCCTCCTTCTCTCTCTGGGGGCCGGCGTTCACGCAGCTACATTATCTGCGACAGATCTGACTCTGGTAACTTCCGGTTCTTCCGGGAGTATTGATATTATGCTGGATCAGGCTTCCAGTGGATTAGCGGGATATCAGCTTGAGGTATCCATGAACCCTGCAGGTTCTGCAGAATTTTCATCGGTTAATTTTCCTGCAGCCTTTAGTATGAATTCTGCGTCAACGCTCCCTGCTTCTACAGTCAGTATTGTTGCAGTAGACCTTACTGATCAGATTAAAGCTGGAGCAAGTTCGGTAAAATTGGCCACCCTGAACGTACAAGGTCTGGCAGATGGTTCATCCGAGGTTCAGATTGCAATAACCGAGCTGACGGATGATAATGGAAATCCTGTATCTGTAACCATTCAGCCCGGCCATGTCACTGTGGGCTCTGCGATTCCGACACCTACACCAACCGGTGAACCGACCCCTGCTCCGACAACTCCGGTCCCGACACCTACACTAACTAGTGGGCCGACTCCTGTTCCAACGACTCCAATCCCAACACAAACCGGTGAACCTACTCCCACCCCGACTGAGGAACCAACCCATATCCCAACAGTAGAGCCTGAACCGCTTATTGCAGCCTTTACTGCACAGCCTATGACCGGGACACCACCACTAACCGTGAACTTTACAGATCATTCCACGGGAACTCCGAAGAAGTGGAGATGGGACTTTGGAGATGGAACACTCTCAACAGTTCAGAATCCAACCCATGTGTACGGTGGTATCGGCCGGTATACGGTAACCCTTGAAGTAATCAGTGATAATTACTCATCGGTTGAGAGAAAACCGGAGATCATCCGGGTCGTTGGTGACTACCCGACAGGCCCGTCCGGATTTGTCATGGTGACCTCACAGCCATCCGGAGCTGAGGTGCATATGGGTGACCTTTATCTTGGAACGACCCCTGCCACCCTGATTGTGCCGGCTGGTTCCCGTTCGCTCACATTCCAGAAAGAAGGGTATCAGAAGAAGACCGTAAATGTGACGATACGTCCGAATGAGATGAAGCTGATTCCAAAAGTTATGCTGAAACCAGTCTCATAA